A region from the Alphaproteobacteria bacterium genome encodes:
- a CDS encoding AAA family ATPase, protein MAHHSYIIVIGNEKGGSGKTTTAIHLIMSLLKLGFTVCSIDTDPQRSLTSYIENRQQTIIKQNVQLPFPRHFMIKQSPFKNAVESEADESNRLLAAISKGLETSDFIVIDTPGSDNFMSRLAHSYADTVITPVNDSFMDLDVLAKVDNGKLDIERPGRYSQMIWEVKLQKAKRNRGQIDWVVMRNRLLNLDAKNKRHVATVLTNLSKRFGCRIVPGFSERVIFKELFLSGLTLLDVTDSSLDVKLNLSHVAARQELFRFIESLNIPFLKGKLKLSALLHNSHQGGPESTPLHDLAPQNMFIKSTLESMDTLRSLRYNLNNVFQKETA, encoded by the coding sequence ATGGCACATCATTCCTACATCATCGTTATTGGTAATGAGAAAGGCGGATCAGGTAAAACCACCACCGCAATCCATTTAATCATGAGCTTATTGAAACTTGGATTTACGGTCTGCAGTATCGATACCGATCCGCAGCGTTCACTCACCAGTTATATTGAAAATCGTCAGCAGACGATTATTAAGCAAAATGTGCAATTACCTTTTCCTCGTCATTTTATGATTAAGCAAAGCCCCTTCAAAAATGCAGTCGAAAGTGAAGCCGACGAAAGCAACCGGTTACTTGCTGCTATCAGTAAAGGCCTGGAGACATCTGACTTTATTGTGATTGACACACCAGGAAGTGATAATTTCATGTCACGCTTGGCTCACTCCTATGCCGATACCGTCATTACACCGGTAAATGATAGTTTCATGGATCTGGATGTGCTTGCCAAAGTAGATAATGGCAAACTTGATATTGAACGCCCTGGACGCTATAGCCAGATGATTTGGGAAGTAAAGCTGCAAAAAGCCAAACGGAATCGCGGTCAGATTGACTGGGTGGTGATGCGCAACCGTCTTCTTAATTTAGACGCTAAAAATAAACGGCATGTGGCGACGGTATTAACCAATTTATCCAAACGATTTGGTTGCCGAATTGTTCCTGGGTTCAGTGAGCGTGTTATTTTTAAAGAATTATTTTTAAGCGGTCTTACCTTGCTGGATGTAACCGATTCCAGTTTAGATGTAAAACTTAATTTATCTCACGTAGCCGCACGGCAGGAGCTGTTCCGTTTTATCGAATCGCTCAATATTCCATTTTTAAAAGGGAAATTAAAACTTTCCGCCTTGCTGCATAATAGTCACCAGGGTGGGCCTGAATCAACGCCTCTTCATGACCTGGCTCCGCAGAATATGTTTATCAAATCAACTCTGGAGAGTATGGACACCTTACGCAGCTTGCGTTATAATCTGAACAATGTTTTTCAAAAGGAAACGGCATGA
- a CDS encoding tyrosine recombinase XerC, which translates to MSALHIPEILDEWSEYLTHERRYSRHTLDNYLRDVRQFLAFLQQHRGQETSVDALVKLELPVFRAWLVYRNKETYHFRATARAVSSVRNFFRYLAKFHDQVNPHIQKLKTPSIPEALPRALSINESKKTLDEAMTMDDEPWVNARNHCLALLLYGCGLRISEALSLTKRTVSKTHTLHIVGKGNKERQVPLLPIVRLALDDYLAQCPFPISIDDVIFKGVRGKPLRPEIFQKLLRDIRKLYQLPNTVTPHALRHSFATHLLVNHPPGMDPLRFIQQLLGHASLATTQRYTKIDSDYLLAAYQKTHPRAGG; encoded by the coding sequence ATGTCTGCATTGCACATTCCGGAAATCCTGGACGAATGGTCTGAATACCTAACGCATGAACGGCGTTATTCCAGGCACACCCTGGATAATTACCTGCGCGATGTACGACAGTTCCTTGCTTTTTTGCAGCAACATCGGGGGCAAGAAACATCGGTTGATGCATTGGTCAAACTCGAATTACCTGTTTTTCGTGCGTGGTTAGTGTACCGCAATAAAGAAACCTATCATTTCCGGGCAACCGCACGCGCCGTATCATCGGTAAGAAATTTTTTCCGCTACCTTGCCAAATTTCATGATCAGGTAAACCCTCATATTCAAAAACTAAAAACACCGTCTATTCCAGAAGCATTACCTCGTGCCTTGTCGATCAATGAAAGTAAAAAAACACTGGATGAGGCGATGACCATGGACGATGAGCCGTGGGTGAATGCTCGCAATCATTGCCTTGCATTGCTGCTCTATGGTTGTGGGCTGCGTATCAGTGAAGCATTATCCCTTACCAAACGAACCGTATCTAAAACGCACACACTGCATATTGTGGGTAAAGGCAATAAAGAACGTCAGGTGCCTCTGTTGCCGATCGTCCGGCTGGCACTGGATGACTATCTTGCGCAGTGCCCCTTTCCCATTAGCATTGATGATGTCATTTTTAAAGGGGTGCGGGGGAAACCTTTACGCCCAGAAATTTTTCAAAAACTTCTGCGGGATATCCGCAAACTCTACCAACTCCCCAATACGGTAACACCGCATGCATTGCGCCATAGTTTTGCTACCCACTTGTTAGTGAACCATCCTCCCGGCATGGATCCCTTGCGTTTTATCCAGCAATTGCTTGGGCACGCCTCCCTGGCAACAACACAGCGTTATACTAAAATTGACAGTGACTATTTATTAGCAGCTTATCAAAAAACACATCCACGTGCAGGTGGGTAA
- the mrdA gene encoding penicillin-binding protein 2 yields the protein MRNEIKRKKQFSRRALVFGGAAGCLVTGLISRLYYLQVIKGDKYRTLSDSNSVKLAIIPPPRGVILDRHNLQMAKNRNFYRILYSPNKAIDYHKIVGILTDILKLTPEQQKVMLLKIKRSPRLTVELYDHLTWEELAHLNIRLPDLPGIEIEMGKMRDYPFGMSAAHLLGYVGSLDKKQLEANPFLNHPDLKVGKNGIEKAQEETLRGKVGVRRMEIDARGLTIRELSREESVIGNTLKLTIDSRLQTHAQQHMQNNGALVMLDIPTGDVLCMYSSPSYDANQFIYPDYLKSLMRNPLKPFLNRCISATYPPGSTFKVSVALAALEAGVIDENTSFFCGGGLALGNHYFHCWKEDGHGTISTVNAIAQSCDTFFYNTARKLGIDLMSEMAFRVGLGKRTGIELPSEYAGLIPTRPWKKNVLKQEWQQGDNFNTGIGQGYVSTTPLQLALMIARITSNKQVEPRIIKAAHAPQFSDLHISEKSRAVVRKGMETVVNSPLGTAYAHRIEAPEFAMAGKTGTAQVVSKKNEDKVAEKETHALFVAYAPMSHPRYAIGIIAEHGGHGGTTAAPIAKEMLTKAQELKSGETS from the coding sequence ATGCGAAATGAAATAAAGCGAAAAAAACAATTTAGTAGACGTGCCCTTGTTTTTGGAGGCGCTGCCGGCTGTTTGGTAACAGGTTTAATCAGCCGCCTTTATTATCTGCAAGTGATTAAGGGTGATAAGTACAGGACACTTTCCGATAGTAACAGCGTTAAACTGGCGATTATTCCGCCGCCAAGGGGGGTCATCCTTGATCGCCACAACCTCCAAATGGCTAAGAACCGAAATTTTTACCGAATCCTTTATTCCCCTAATAAGGCTATCGATTATCATAAAATTGTTGGAATACTCACCGACATTCTTAAGCTCACGCCTGAGCAGCAAAAAGTCATGTTGCTTAAAATCAAACGCAGCCCCCGCCTTACCGTTGAATTATACGACCACTTAACCTGGGAAGAATTAGCTCATCTCAATATCCGCTTACCCGACTTACCCGGCATTGAAATTGAAATGGGTAAAATGCGTGATTATCCGTTTGGAATGTCAGCCGCGCACCTGCTTGGCTATGTTGGTTCACTGGATAAAAAGCAACTCGAGGCAAATCCCTTTCTGAATCACCCCGATCTCAAAGTTGGCAAGAACGGCATTGAAAAAGCGCAGGAAGAAACACTCCGTGGCAAGGTTGGGGTCAGGCGTATGGAAATTGATGCCAGAGGCCTCACTATCCGGGAATTATCACGTGAAGAAAGTGTTATCGGCAACACACTCAAATTAACGATTGATTCTCGATTGCAAACCCATGCACAGCAGCACATGCAGAATAATGGAGCCCTTGTCATGCTGGACATCCCAACAGGTGATGTCCTGTGCATGTACTCATCCCCCAGCTACGATGCAAATCAATTTATATATCCCGATTATCTCAAATCCTTAATGCGTAACCCGCTTAAACCTTTTCTGAATCGCTGTATTTCAGCAACGTACCCACCAGGATCAACCTTTAAGGTTTCGGTAGCTTTGGCCGCCCTAGAAGCTGGGGTCATTGATGAAAATACCTCATTCTTCTGTGGTGGTGGCCTTGCACTGGGTAATCATTATTTTCATTGCTGGAAAGAAGACGGACATGGAACCATCTCTACCGTAAATGCAATCGCCCAGTCATGCGATACGTTTTTCTATAATACCGCACGGAAGCTTGGCATTGACCTCATGTCTGAGATGGCATTCAGGGTTGGCCTTGGCAAACGTACCGGTATAGAGCTTCCGAGTGAATATGCGGGTTTGATTCCCACAAGGCCTTGGAAAAAGAACGTGTTAAAACAGGAATGGCAGCAAGGCGATAATTTTAATACTGGAATCGGCCAAGGCTATGTTTCAACAACCCCGTTACAGCTGGCCCTTATGATTGCAAGGATTACCAGCAACAAACAGGTTGAGCCCCGCATTATCAAAGCAGCACATGCTCCTCAATTTTCCGATTTACATATTTCAGAAAAGAGCCGTGCAGTTGTTCGCAAGGGAATGGAGACAGTGGTTAATTCGCCGTTAGGCACAGCCTACGCACATCGTATCGAAGCGCCCGAATTTGCGATGGCAGGCAAAACAGGAACAGCTCAAGTCGTCTCCAAAAAGAATGAGGACAAAGTTGCCGAAAAAGAAACCCATGCTCTCTTTGTTGCTTACGCTCCCATGTCACACCCCCGTTATGCAATAGGGATTATCGCAGAACACGGAGGACACGGTGGAACAACCGCAGCTCCCATTGCAAAAGAAATGCTGACTAAAGCCCAGGAACTAAAGAGCGGAGAAACCTCATGA
- a CDS encoding ABC transporter ATP-binding protein, whose translation MIHVEKLYVEYPSKRALNNVSFDIPSGSITALVGPNGAGKTTLMRCIAALDEPFSGQITVNGVNVVEHPRRAHQMLGYLSDFFGVYHDLTVYQNLMFIARIHQLPQNTIEKQVLWAAQCVGLTSYLHSSSRVLSRGWRQRLGIAMSLVHRPQLVLLDEPASGLDPEARTELSHLFKTLNNEGMTLLVSSHILAELEDYCTDMLVLRDGEVVEHRLSQPANKDTSLIMLTLPEDAVAFEDKIKNMPEVLGVKTQGREIYIELNMTEAQHHEFLKRLIEQDIPVMSFQLQKQKLQDIYLSLTQKGNPL comes from the coding sequence ATGATCCATGTCGAAAAATTATATGTTGAATATCCCAGTAAGCGTGCACTGAATAATGTGTCGTTTGACATACCTTCAGGAAGCATAACGGCACTTGTTGGGCCAAATGGTGCAGGGAAAACAACCTTGATGCGGTGCATTGCGGCGCTTGATGAACCATTTTCAGGCCAGATTACTGTCAATGGTGTCAATGTGGTTGAGCATCCGCGTCGTGCGCATCAGATGCTTGGTTATCTGTCTGATTTTTTTGGGGTCTATCACGACCTTACCGTTTATCAGAATTTAATGTTCATTGCCCGCATCCATCAATTGCCGCAAAATACGATAGAAAAACAAGTCTTATGGGCAGCGCAATGTGTGGGACTGACCTCGTATTTACATTCTTCATCACGTGTCCTCTCACGCGGTTGGCGCCAACGTTTAGGCATTGCTATGTCGCTTGTACATAGACCACAATTAGTGCTGTTGGATGAACCTGCATCAGGACTTGATCCTGAAGCACGCACTGAATTATCACACCTGTTTAAGACACTAAATAACGAAGGGATGACGTTGCTTGTGTCGTCGCATATTCTGGCTGAACTCGAAGATTATTGTACCGACATGCTGGTACTGCGCGATGGCGAAGTGGTCGAACATCGTTTGTCGCAGCCTGCCAATAAAGACACCAGCCTGATTATGCTGACATTACCTGAGGATGCCGTGGCATTTGAAGATAAAATAAAAAATATGCCTGAGGTTCTTGGTGTTAAAACACAAGGTCGCGAAATCTATATTGAATTGAACATGACAGAAGCCCAACATCATGAATTTTTAAAGAGGCTGATAGAACAGGATATTCCTGTGATGTCATTTCAACTTCAAAAACAGAAATTGCAGGATATTTATCTGTCATTAACGCAAAAAGGAAATCCGTTATGA
- a CDS encoding D-amino acid dehydrogenase, whose translation MRVAILGAGVIGVTTAYYLAKSGYKVSVFDRAPGSSQETSYANGIQLSYSHASPWAEPGVIPKIIKWFGDDEAPLVFRFKPDLSLMRWGLSFLKQSSSKHHLYNTASIWRLSSYSRSILHEFLAHESVEFDYLQKGILHIFQHQDELDNAIKQAQYQESLGCDYALLNRQACFEKEPILEQSPYPLAGAIYYPLDEVGNIFTFTQKVTDICKTLGVTFHFNTTIESLHTQQNRVVSMNTNQGVFDFDLYVVALSAYSGALVRPLKIHLPIYPLKGYTLTIAVPENHPLPLPESSITDEANKIVFSRLGNALRVAGTAEVAGFDTSIQKKRIELMKKQTGDIFPAYQHLIHQPGAVQEWACLRSSTPSGVPIIGQSSYSNLYLNTGHGSLGWTMAMGSAKILHDLMVLGKSEIPSDTYAPQKTHHSSQKSS comes from the coding sequence ATGCGTGTTGCAATCCTTGGTGCGGGTGTTATTGGTGTTACGACCGCTTACTACCTTGCAAAGTCAGGATATAAAGTAAGCGTCTTTGATCGTGCCCCCGGCAGTAGCCAAGAAACCAGCTATGCTAATGGCATTCAATTAAGTTACAGCCATGCCTCTCCCTGGGCCGAGCCAGGAGTGATTCCTAAAATTATCAAATGGTTTGGTGATGATGAGGCTCCTTTAGTGTTTCGTTTTAAACCTGATCTTTCCTTAATGCGCTGGGGGCTTTCCTTTCTTAAACAATCATCAAGTAAACACCACTTATATAATACCGCATCGATCTGGCGCCTTTCATCCTATTCGCGCTCTATTTTGCATGAGTTTCTCGCCCATGAATCGGTAGAATTTGATTATCTTCAGAAGGGTATTTTGCATATTTTTCAACATCAGGATGAATTAGATAACGCAATCAAACAAGCGCAATATCAAGAAAGCCTCGGCTGTGACTATGCATTGTTGAACCGCCAGGCCTGCTTTGAAAAAGAGCCCATCCTTGAACAAAGCCCTTATCCGCTGGCGGGAGCGATTTATTATCCCTTGGATGAAGTCGGCAATATCTTTACCTTTACTCAGAAAGTAACGGATATCTGTAAAACATTAGGTGTTACCTTCCATTTTAATACCACGATCGAATCACTTCATACACAACAGAATCGTGTGGTATCGATGAATACCAATCAGGGAGTTTTTGATTTTGACCTCTATGTAGTCGCACTGAGCGCCTATAGTGGCGCTTTAGTGCGCCCCCTTAAGATTCATCTGCCTATTTATCCGCTTAAAGGCTACACCCTCACTATTGCGGTTCCAGAGAATCATCCATTACCCCTCCCTGAATCAAGCATTACCGATGAAGCCAATAAAATTGTTTTTTCGCGTCTTGGTAACGCGCTCCGTGTTGCCGGCACCGCAGAAGTCGCTGGGTTTGATACCTCCATCCAGAAAAAACGGATTGAACTTATGAAAAAACAAACCGGCGATATATTTCCAGCTTACCAACACCTCATCCATCAACCTGGTGCCGTACAGGAATGGGCCTGTTTGCGCTCAAGCACTCCCTCAGGCGTTCCAATTATTGGTCAAAGCAGCTATTCAAATTTATATCTCAATACGGGTCATGGCTCCCTCGGATGGACGATGGCTATGGGTTCCGCTAAAATTTTACATGATTTAATGGTTCTTGGAAAATCTGAAATCCCCAGCGATACCTACGCTCCCCAAAAAACACACCATTCATCCCAAAAGAGCAGTTAG
- a CDS encoding RlmE family RNA methyltransferase produces MNKQLGKNKPRAVRRLTKTVKTAKGRKLSSTLWLHRQLNDPYVAQAKEDGYRSRASYKIKEVQEKFHIFKPGSHVVDIGSAPGGWCQVASEYIAKNPNKPGMVYAIDILEMPPIPGVTFIQGDFTSETVRQQFHSSISEPIDVVMSDIAPSTCGNPQIDHLRCVAMCEEALFFALDVLKPNGHFVAKIFQGGEEPIFFNLLRQHFKEVKRFKPQASRVGSPEIYLVALHKKSAVPPSTT; encoded by the coding sequence ATGAACAAGCAGCTAGGAAAAAACAAACCGCGCGCAGTGAGGCGGTTGACTAAAACCGTTAAAACGGCAAAAGGTCGTAAACTCTCTTCAACCTTGTGGTTACACCGCCAACTGAACGATCCTTACGTGGCACAAGCCAAGGAAGATGGTTACCGTTCGCGTGCCAGCTATAAGATCAAGGAGGTCCAGGAAAAATTCCATATATTCAAGCCGGGCTCCCATGTCGTCGATATTGGTAGTGCACCAGGCGGCTGGTGCCAGGTTGCATCCGAATATATCGCTAAAAATCCAAACAAGCCCGGTATGGTCTATGCCATCGATATCTTAGAAATGCCTCCTATTCCAGGCGTTACGTTTATCCAAGGCGATTTTACCAGCGAAACGGTTCGTCAACAATTTCACTCCAGCATAAGCGAACCTATTGATGTCGTGATGAGCGATATAGCGCCTTCTACCTGTGGCAATCCGCAAATAGACCATCTGCGTTGTGTTGCCATGTGCGAAGAAGCACTTTTTTTTGCTTTGGATGTTCTCAAACCCAACGGGCATTTTGTGGCTAAGATTTTTCAAGGCGGCGAAGAACCTATTTTCTTCAATTTGCTGCGTCAGCATTTCAAAGAAGTAAAACGGTTTAAACCGCAAGCAAGCCGTGTAGGTTCACCAGAAATTTACCTTGTTGCGCTACATAAGAAATCAGCGGTTCCACCTTCGACCACCTAA
- the rodA gene encoding rod shape-determining protein RodA, with the protein MTRYAHQTLSDKLQAVPKLLLLLMTAISVFGFFMMFSAAGGNMSPWASRQIFRFLFFFILMIVIAITDIKIWLRYSYVFYLAGLVMLVGVEVVGSTVMGAQRWLRIGAFSIQPSEIMKLAMIFALARYFNGLPGQEVEHNLPLLPALGIIGIPVGLIAHQPDLGTAMILLMVGVIIFFAAGVQIWKFIAVGATGLAFLPLVWLNLYDYQKERIHTFLNPEEDPLGSGYNVLQSIIAIGSGGFSGKGFMRGSQSQLSFLPEKQTDFIFTMVNEEFGFLGGVFALLLFLGITLYGIYLASKVNSQFGRLLGAGIIGMLFLHVFINAGMVMGLLPIVGVPFPLVSYGGTIMGVTMLGLGFLMNVYIHRNSTLDNYRGF; encoded by the coding sequence ATGACTCGATATGCACATCAGACGCTAAGCGATAAACTGCAAGCAGTTCCAAAGTTATTACTTCTTCTCATGACGGCCATCTCTGTTTTTGGATTTTTCATGATGTTTTCAGCAGCAGGCGGCAACATGTCGCCTTGGGCTTCACGACAGATATTTCGGTTCTTATTCTTTTTTATACTAATGATCGTCATTGCTATCACCGACATTAAAATATGGCTTCGTTATTCGTATGTTTTTTACCTGGCAGGATTAGTCATGCTGGTTGGCGTTGAAGTGGTGGGCTCAACTGTGATGGGTGCGCAACGCTGGCTTCGCATTGGGGCATTTTCTATTCAGCCTTCTGAAATCATGAAACTGGCCATGATTTTTGCGCTTGCCCGTTATTTTAACGGGTTACCTGGCCAGGAAGTTGAACATAATCTTCCCCTTTTGCCCGCTCTTGGCATTATTGGCATTCCCGTAGGATTGATTGCCCACCAGCCAGATCTTGGAACCGCGATGATTTTACTAATGGTCGGTGTCATTATCTTTTTTGCAGCAGGCGTGCAGATTTGGAAGTTCATAGCCGTAGGCGCTACCGGGCTTGCCTTCCTTCCCTTGGTATGGCTTAACCTCTATGATTATCAAAAAGAACGTATCCACACTTTTTTAAATCCTGAAGAAGACCCCCTCGGATCAGGTTATAATGTGCTTCAGTCGATTATCGCGATTGGTTCAGGTGGATTTTCCGGCAAAGGATTCATGCGAGGTTCACAAAGCCAGTTAAGCTTCTTACCAGAAAAACAAACCGACTTTATCTTTACGATGGTCAATGAAGAATTTGGCTTTCTGGGTGGCGTCTTTGCGCTGCTTTTATTTCTAGGCATCACCCTTTATGGTATTTATCTTGCTTCAAAAGTGAATAGCCAGTTTGGCCGCCTACTTGGTGCCGGCATTATTGGCATGCTCTTTCTGCATGTATTTATCAATGCTGGTATGGTGATGGGGTTATTACCGATTGTCGGGGTTCCTTTTCCATTGGTATCATACGGAGGAACAATTATGGGCGTAACCATGTTAGGGCTTGGGTTTTTAATGAATGTCTATATTCACCGCAATTCGACGCTTGATAATTATCGTGGGTTCTAG
- a CDS encoding STAS/SEC14 domain-containing protein — protein MISFEYLSRNIVKVTIQGKVQIGDFSAITPQIDNVIQQSGKIRILVDGSLFKGWQSARAFQEHIHFVMLRHRKIQRVAIIPGALWQYAMINMAKRFVTFEMKIYKRKHIEEAQTWLLS, from the coding sequence ATGATTAGCTTTGAGTATCTATCCAGGAACATCGTTAAAGTTACGATTCAGGGCAAAGTGCAGATAGGCGATTTTTCAGCCATAACCCCGCAAATCGATAACGTAATCCAGCAATCTGGGAAAATCCGTATCTTGGTCGATGGCAGCCTGTTTAAGGGCTGGCAAAGCGCACGCGCCTTTCAGGAACACATCCATTTTGTTATGCTCCGCCACCGAAAAATCCAGCGCGTAGCGATTATTCCTGGCGCATTATGGCAATATGCCATGATCAATATGGCCAAAAGGTTTGTGACATTTGAGATGAAGATCTATAAACGCAAACACATAGAAGAAGCACAAACATGGCTTCTTAGCTAG
- a CDS encoding TPM domain-containing protein, with the protein MTRLLSFITALFISAVAIAAPQFPALTGRVVDDAHILSANTVQALDAMLADYERGTTNQVVVVTLSSLQGTSIEDYGYQLGRHWRIGQKDKDNGVLLIVAPTDRKIRIEVGYGLEGELTDAKSSVILHSIILPAFRAGKLEQGIVDGTNAIVSVLGGKGMPAGLESVQQRPVSKLHTLLAVIFLLFFIYFCIRHPVLALLFFSSMRFGGGHGRGGGGFSGGGGSFGGGGSSGSW; encoded by the coding sequence ATGACACGTTTATTATCCTTTATCACCGCCTTATTCATCAGCGCTGTGGCGATTGCGGCACCGCAATTCCCGGCGCTAACAGGGCGTGTGGTAGATGATGCCCATATTCTATCTGCAAACACCGTGCAGGCGTTAGATGCGATGCTCGCTGATTATGAGCGAGGAACTACCAATCAAGTGGTGGTGGTGACGCTTTCTTCACTTCAAGGTACCAGTATTGAAGATTACGGTTATCAATTAGGGCGTCACTGGCGCATAGGCCAAAAGGACAAAGATAATGGTGTATTGCTGATTGTTGCACCGACGGATCGCAAAATAAGGATTGAAGTAGGTTATGGATTAGAAGGCGAACTCACCGATGCCAAATCAAGCGTGATCCTTCATAGTATTATTTTGCCGGCTTTTCGTGCTGGTAAACTAGAACAAGGCATTGTCGATGGAACCAACGCTATTGTTTCGGTATTGGGTGGTAAAGGTATGCCGGCAGGACTCGAATCTGTCCAGCAACGACCAGTTAGCAAATTACATACGCTATTGGCGGTTATATTTCTGCTGTTTTTTATCTATTTCTGTATTCGGCATCCGGTGCTAGCGCTCTTATTCTTTTCCAGCATGCGTTTTGGTGGTGGTCATGGTCGGGGAGGCGGTGGCTTTAGCGGTGGCGGTGGTAGTTTTGGTGGAGGAGGGTCATCAGGATCATGGTAA
- a CDS encoding BON domain-containing protein — MTLISKINLTLTLGVLTMLSLNGCVPVVGAAAATTGVFASQDRTVGNAIDDKTTWAKIKDQYIQSPDRQLLSGVNVEVIENRVLLSGSVDTQESALKAVELAWKVTSVKEVINEIQIRKKSAKNFAIDSWVTTQVKSKLLANENVRSINYHVETVNGVVYLFGLAKSQSELEAATKSASTVPEVKKVVSHVRIQK; from the coding sequence ATGACCCTCATTTCAAAAATCAACCTTACACTTACACTCGGCGTCTTAACAATGTTATCGCTTAATGGATGCGTTCCGGTAGTCGGAGCTGCGGCAGCAACCACAGGGGTTTTTGCTTCGCAAGACCGTACTGTAGGCAATGCTATCGACGACAAAACCACGTGGGCAAAGATTAAAGACCAATATATTCAAAGCCCAGATCGCCAGTTGCTTTCTGGCGTCAATGTCGAAGTGATAGAAAACCGCGTCTTACTTTCTGGAAGCGTTGACACACAAGAATCCGCACTTAAAGCAGTTGAATTGGCCTGGAAAGTTACCAGTGTAAAAGAGGTCATTAATGAGATTCAAATTCGCAAAAAGAGCGCAAAGAACTTTGCCATTGATAGCTGGGTAACCACACAGGTTAAATCAAAATTATTAGCCAACGAAAATGTACGCTCCATTAATTATCATGTCGAAACCGTCAATGGCGTTGTGTATTTATTTGGTTTGGCCAAAAGCCAGAGCGAGCTTGAAGCGGCAACCAAAAGCGCCAGCACCGTTCCTGAAGTTAAAAAAGTTGTCAGTCACGTTCGGATACAAAAATAA
- a CDS encoding Ppx/GppA family phosphatase, with the protein MFEGRQPSKIYAAIDLGTNNCRLLIAAYVGGQLVEIDRFSRIVRLGEGITSHNVLSREAMSRALDALRVCYRKLSMYQLDGFRFVTTQACRLADNADDFIERAQREAYINLEIISTEEEAKLAFMGCASLIRRPKKDVLLIDIGGGSTECVWGRFNEDNAFSIIGWFSLPCGVMTLSELFNEDQDTDCHYEQMLSHVLSILADNDQTPWGSHAFADVDMQVICASGTITTLTAVYRNLERYNRSEIDGLHLTTTQINDAINMIKLMNRQERTDHPCISSDRADLMLPGCAILQAIYQHWDIPLMTVADRGVREGIIYSLVNQDIAHEQAARKKQTARSEAVD; encoded by the coding sequence ATGTTTGAAGGGCGGCAACCCTCCAAAATTTATGCTGCCATTGACCTTGGCACAAATAATTGCAGGTTGTTAATTGCAGCCTATGTTGGCGGCCAACTTGTTGAAATTGACCGGTTTTCTCGTATTGTCCGTTTGGGTGAGGGAATCACCTCCCATAATGTCCTTTCTCGCGAGGCAATGTCCCGCGCATTAGATGCTCTTCGTGTCTGTTACCGCAAACTTTCCATGTATCAGCTTGATGGGTTTCGTTTTGTTACAACGCAAGCCTGCCGTCTTGCCGACAATGCCGATGATTTTATCGAGCGGGCCCAGCGCGAAGCTTATATCAACCTTGAAATTATCTCCACCGAAGAAGAAGCTAAGCTTGCCTTTATGGGGTGCGCTTCCTTAATACGCCGTCCTAAAAAAGACGTCTTGTTGATTGATATTGGCGGAGGCAGTACCGAATGCGTGTGGGGCCGTTTTAACGAAGACAATGCGTTCTCTATCATCGGCTGGTTTTCACTTCCCTGTGGCGTCATGACACTCTCAGAACTCTTCAACGAAGACCAAGATACGGATTGCCATTATGAGCAAATGCTGAGTCATGTCCTGTCTATTTTAGCCGACAACGACCAGACACCCTGGGGTAGCCATGCATTTGCCGATGTTGATATGCAGGTTATTTGTGCCTCTGGAACCATTACCACCCTCACAGCCGTGTACCGTAACTTGGAACGCTATAACCGCTCAGAAATCGATGGCTTACACCTAACGACCACCCAAATTAATGATGCCATTAATATGATCAAACTCATGAACCGGCAAGAACGCACCGATCATCCTTGTATCAGCTCCGACAGGGCTGATTTGATGTTGCCAGGATGCGCGATTTTACAGGCTATTTATCAACATTGGGATATACCATTGATGACTGTAGCCGACCGGGGAGTACGTGAAGGGATCATTTATTCCCTCGTCAATCAGGACATTGCCCATGAACAAGCAGCTAGGAAAAAACAAACCGCGCGCAGTGAGGCGGTTGACTAA